A stretch of Imperialibacter roseus DNA encodes these proteins:
- a CDS encoding glycoside hydrolase family 16 protein has product MKQHFLLAFLFFIPFLAISQTVKNHGSFVENFEDSTSSYFRYGSTGTKASFKYELGANSPSEPGTKILSFKIDPEDRAGAGRGPEIISKGFTHFGTYSARLKVPQVRDIQPNLGAVVGYFTYHVDSVAGLSEIDFEWLPADPTVIYVGTWTGGQSGKLKRIGRTINLAKGIIYETTYREGHAGTRIPLTGEQNQPETIGAIPDFDASSTFYTYGFDWFEDRIRWWIKRPDSDEKVVLWDYHGSSRGIPQNRTHYRMNFWHTDSWSVETNPQSIEKPLQPYQMEVDWMSYDPFGNK; this is encoded by the coding sequence ATGAAACAACACTTCCTATTGGCATTTTTATTTTTCATTCCTTTTCTCGCAATTTCTCAAACTGTCAAGAATCATGGTTCATTTGTCGAGAATTTTGAGGATTCTACTTCAAGCTACTTTAGGTATGGCTCCACCGGAACCAAAGCCAGTTTTAAATACGAACTGGGTGCAAATTCTCCATCTGAACCGGGCACTAAAATTCTTTCCTTTAAAATAGACCCCGAGGATAGGGCCGGCGCTGGACGTGGGCCCGAGATTATCTCAAAAGGCTTTACGCATTTTGGCACCTATTCGGCACGGCTGAAAGTTCCTCAGGTAAGAGATATTCAACCGAATCTGGGGGCTGTGGTGGGTTATTTCACTTACCATGTGGATAGTGTAGCCGGATTGAGTGAAATTGACTTTGAATGGCTCCCTGCCGACCCTACTGTTATTTATGTGGGTACGTGGACGGGAGGGCAGTCGGGAAAGTTAAAACGAATTGGCAGGACCATCAATCTGGCCAAAGGCATAATCTATGAAACCACCTACAGAGAAGGTCATGCCGGTACACGTATACCTTTGACCGGCGAACAAAACCAACCGGAAACTATCGGGGCTATTCCTGATTTTGATGCCTCTTCTACATTTTATACCTACGGTTTTGATTGGTTTGAAGATCGTATCCGCTGGTGGATTAAGCGCCCCGACAGTGATGAAAAAGTTGTGTTGTGGGACTACCACGGATCCTCAAGGGGTATCCCACAAAACCGAACACACTATCGGATGAATTTTTGGCATACCGACAGTTGGTCGGTTGAAACAAATCCACAATCTATCGAAAAACCATTACAGCCTTACCAAATGGAGGTAGACTGGATGTCTTATGATCCCTTTGGCAATAAGTAG
- a CDS encoding YbcC family protein yields MNTVNMSSSEHLKVLREACKKIAPVWPLENFVAVNPYLGHADQTFESTAQTLAKIGGIQMALPLSFYLQKIKEGRITRSDLQSVLSKKSKEKTKVDDFIALIESATDETTGVSTVATLADVATQVTGKDWNRFATSRMSTWAASYFDDGQASWAAADQQAALFSAWKFEAEVDNTTDIMGLKGFRKAAKSLPGDPVKAMDAALQILEMQANMLPIYLHRLLLSVGGWSAFAARLDWESELNGGKDGKLMEFLIVLLCWEACLFQALDSPKLRVKWLTAKKSMVLTSTPSEINQQLTQKLILQEAFDQAAQREIIQKFKEPKAIKSLSASQVKAQAIFCIDVRSEVYRRNLELVDQGIDTIGFAGFFAFPINYVPIAHDQGVAQCPVLITTGATILEEIPDKKTHEQARKSRTLKHQVQHILKSFRSGAVTCFSFVSPLGLSYLPKLFTDSFGLSRPVPHPDHVGLKDKYMKLKGASLNVATHGNVAAGIPLEQRVQMAKNALNAMSLTSDFAPFVLIVGHGATTVNNPHASGLDCGACGGRSGEPNAKVAAAVLNDRQVRQLLKAENIHIPDTTVFLCCLHDTTTDEVTIFNEQEVPASRANELEELKTSLAKAGHASRTERALRMTTKGKVDDAIMRRSKDWSQVRPEWGLAGCSAFVVAPRFRTKDLDLQGRSFLHSYDWKKDEGFKVLELIMTAPMVVTSWINLQYFASTVDNKNFGSGNKTLHNVTGGVGVLEGFSGDLRVGLPIQSVHDGKNFQHEPIRLKVIIEAPTEAIDAVLEKHSAVRNLCDNEWIHLLAMDDEGMVARRYAGNLLWEEIGAVGV; encoded by the coding sequence ATGAATACAGTGAATATGAGTAGTAGTGAGCATCTCAAGGTGCTACGTGAGGCTTGCAAAAAGATAGCACCAGTTTGGCCTCTGGAAAACTTTGTAGCTGTAAATCCATACTTGGGTCACGCTGATCAAACATTTGAAAGCACCGCCCAAACCCTGGCGAAAATAGGTGGTATTCAAATGGCGCTACCACTATCCTTCTACCTTCAGAAAATCAAAGAAGGAAGAATCACCCGAAGTGATCTGCAATCGGTTTTGTCCAAAAAATCAAAAGAGAAAACAAAAGTCGACGACTTTATTGCTCTCATTGAAAGTGCCACCGACGAGACAACGGGAGTTTCCACAGTAGCGACTCTGGCGGACGTGGCTACCCAGGTTACCGGAAAGGACTGGAATCGGTTTGCTACGTCAAGGATGTCCACCTGGGCGGCATCGTATTTTGACGACGGGCAGGCAAGCTGGGCCGCTGCTGACCAACAAGCAGCTCTTTTTTCGGCCTGGAAATTTGAAGCTGAAGTTGACAATACAACAGATATCATGGGACTGAAGGGCTTCAGAAAAGCAGCCAAATCATTGCCGGGCGACCCTGTTAAAGCCATGGATGCAGCACTTCAAATCCTGGAGATGCAGGCAAATATGTTGCCCATTTATCTGCATCGGTTGCTGTTGAGTGTGGGTGGCTGGTCGGCCTTTGCCGCAAGATTGGATTGGGAAAGCGAACTGAATGGGGGTAAAGACGGTAAATTGATGGAGTTTCTCATCGTTTTACTTTGCTGGGAAGCATGTCTTTTCCAAGCCCTCGATAGTCCAAAGCTTAGGGTAAAATGGTTGACAGCCAAAAAATCAATGGTGTTGACATCGACGCCATCAGAAATCAATCAACAACTAACACAAAAACTAATTTTACAAGAGGCCTTTGATCAGGCAGCGCAGCGAGAGATCATTCAAAAATTCAAAGAACCAAAAGCAATAAAGAGCCTATCAGCTTCCCAGGTGAAGGCACAGGCCATATTCTGTATCGATGTCCGATCAGAAGTGTATCGCCGGAACCTGGAGCTGGTAGACCAGGGGATAGATACAATCGGCTTTGCCGGGTTCTTTGCTTTTCCTATCAATTATGTGCCCATAGCACACGATCAGGGAGTAGCCCAATGCCCGGTTCTTATTACGACAGGCGCCACCATTTTGGAAGAAATTCCTGATAAGAAAACGCATGAGCAGGCACGAAAAAGCAGAACGCTGAAACACCAGGTGCAGCACATATTGAAGTCGTTCAGGTCAGGAGCCGTTACTTGTTTTAGTTTTGTGAGTCCACTGGGGTTGTCCTATCTACCCAAGCTCTTCACTGACAGCTTTGGGCTCAGCCGTCCGGTTCCTCATCCTGATCATGTAGGGTTAAAGGACAAATATATGAAGCTCAAAGGAGCTAGTCTGAATGTGGCGACACACGGCAATGTGGCAGCAGGTATACCATTGGAGCAGCGTGTTCAGATGGCAAAAAATGCCTTAAATGCGATGTCGCTCACGAGCGATTTTGCCCCGTTTGTGCTAATAGTTGGCCATGGAGCCACTACTGTCAACAACCCGCATGCAAGTGGATTAGATTGTGGTGCCTGCGGCGGGCGGAGTGGAGAGCCCAATGCCAAAGTTGCTGCCGCGGTACTGAATGATAGACAAGTGAGGCAATTACTGAAGGCTGAAAACATTCACATACCGGACACTACTGTTTTTCTTTGCTGTCTGCACGACACCACTACCGATGAAGTAACGATTTTCAATGAGCAAGAAGTGCCAGCTAGTCGGGCAAATGAGTTGGAAGAACTGAAAACTTCGCTGGCAAAAGCTGGCCATGCTTCACGTACCGAACGAGCTCTTCGGATGACTACCAAAGGAAAGGTGGATGATGCTATCATGAGAAGAAGCAAGGATTGGTCGCAGGTTCGCCCTGAATGGGGCCTGGCAGGATGTTCAGCTTTTGTCGTCGCTCCCAGGTTCAGAACAAAAGACCTTGACCTGCAGGGCAGGAGCTTCCTTCATTCTTATGACTGGAAGAAAGACGAGGGATTTAAGGTGCTCGAGCTGATCATGACTGCTCCCATGGTGGTCACCAGCTGGATCAACTTGCAGTATTTTGCTTCCACGGTGGACAATAAAAATTTTGGTTCCGGAAATAAGACACTCCATAACGTGACTGGCGGCGTGGGTGTGTTGGAAGGGTTCTCGGGAGACCTGAGGGTCGGTCTGCCGATCCAATCAGTCCACGATGGTAAAAACTTCCAGCATGAGCCAATCAGACTCAAAGTGATCATCGAAGCCCCCACCGAGGCTATCGACGCTGTGCTTGAAAAACACAGTGCAGTACGGAACTTGTGTGACAACGAGTGGATTCACCTGCTGGCGATGGATGATGAGGGTATGGTTGCTCGCCGCTACGCTGGAAATTTGCTCTGGGAAGAGATTGGGGCAGTTGGAGTGTAA
- a CDS encoding DUF6326 family protein — translation MIETKLYTHETLHDIKVSLKLKLATLWASFMFLYIYVDYFALYMPGKVEGMLAGKVFVFDITPGFLLLALASVTIPALMIFLSVALPNKANRWANIAIAMLYIPYTLFNLAGEAWMHMVFGAVVEVALLSLIIRYAWKWPRIEA, via the coding sequence TTGATCGAAACAAAATTATATACACATGAAACACTGCATGACATCAAAGTCAGTTTGAAACTGAAGCTCGCTACACTGTGGGCGAGCTTTATGTTTCTCTACATTTATGTTGATTATTTCGCTCTGTACATGCCTGGTAAGGTAGAAGGTATGCTAGCAGGGAAGGTATTTGTATTCGATATTACGCCAGGATTTCTTTTGCTTGCACTCGCCTCAGTGACAATTCCGGCACTGATGATTTTCCTTTCCGTTGCCTTGCCGAATAAAGCAAATCGTTGGGCAAACATCGCTATTGCCATGTTGTATATTCCTTATACGTTGTTTAACCTGGCTGGCGAGGCATGGATGCACATGGTGTTTGGCGCCGTTGTAGAAGTAGCTCTTCTTAGTCTGATTATCCGTTATGCTTGGAAATGGCCTCGTATCGAAGCATGA
- a CDS encoding proton-conducting transporter transmembrane domain-containing protein produces MPYNFLIAFALLPPAAFVATALASWFQPGIHPALTRRLGAASTMISIMAAAMCGYIVFQDGLFQTDLVGWYDLGFSLRLDVVSAIMVGMIALLGFVIFKFSINYLDGDQRQGAFLGRLAATIASVQLLVMAGNLALLFVAWVLTSVSLHRLLVFYNHRAGAIIAARKKFIVARLADVCLLVAFVILYNQFGSGNLETIFTSIRSVSASASPWEGVEVVAIFLAMAAILKSAQFPTHGWLIEVMETPTPVSALLHAGLLNAGPFLIIRMAYVMDASKAAPLLLMAVGGITALFASVAYLTQPSVKTALGYSSVAHMGFSLMVCGMGVYPAAMLHLVAHSFYKAHSFLSSGSAVDLLRMSKIAKLSSSGNPRSIALGLGLALALYSGFAILWGIDPAKDFSLLAIGAVITMGLSKIFVSAIEANRNPALMFHAISLALLVTLAFFTLESAMHSLLLGQVPEVSTPGFGTMILTGLLLLVFASAVIIQMVSPKIPHNTSYYALAIHFRNGFYANALFDRLISSLRILPQDDSQPLTQRPLNRFEAYGVKINEQEEELNAV; encoded by the coding sequence ATGCCATATAATTTTCTTATTGCGTTTGCTTTGCTTCCCCCCGCTGCTTTTGTAGCGACGGCCCTGGCTTCATGGTTTCAACCGGGGATTCACCCGGCGTTAACCCGACGACTTGGCGCAGCCTCTACTATGATAAGCATCATGGCGGCTGCTATGTGCGGTTACATCGTTTTCCAGGATGGCCTTTTTCAGACCGATTTAGTCGGTTGGTACGACTTAGGCTTTAGTCTTCGCCTTGATGTTGTGAGTGCCATCATGGTGGGTATGATTGCTTTGCTGGGGTTTGTTATCTTTAAATTCAGTATTAACTATCTGGATGGAGACCAGCGCCAGGGCGCCTTCCTTGGCAGGCTTGCGGCTACCATTGCATCGGTGCAACTACTGGTAATGGCTGGAAACCTTGCTCTTCTATTTGTGGCTTGGGTTTTAACCAGCGTATCCCTGCACAGGCTTTTGGTCTTTTACAACCACAGGGCTGGTGCCATTATCGCTGCAAGAAAGAAATTTATAGTAGCCAGGCTGGCAGATGTTTGTCTTCTCGTGGCATTTGTAATCCTATACAATCAGTTCGGGTCGGGTAACCTTGAAACTATTTTCACTTCTATTAGAAGTGTCAGTGCCTCTGCGTCACCTTGGGAGGGGGTAGAAGTTGTTGCGATATTTTTAGCGATGGCGGCCATATTGAAATCTGCTCAGTTTCCAACTCACGGATGGTTGATTGAAGTGATGGAAACACCCACGCCGGTTTCAGCCTTGTTGCATGCCGGCCTCTTAAATGCTGGCCCTTTCTTGATCATCCGAATGGCCTACGTAATGGATGCCAGCAAGGCGGCACCACTTCTTTTGATGGCTGTTGGGGGAATCACAGCGCTTTTCGCCTCTGTAGCCTACTTGACACAACCCTCTGTGAAAACAGCCTTAGGCTACTCAAGCGTTGCACACATGGGATTTAGTCTCATGGTATGTGGCATGGGCGTGTACCCGGCAGCCATGCTTCACCTTGTGGCTCATTCATTTTACAAAGCGCATTCCTTTCTTTCTTCCGGCAGCGCCGTTGACCTTCTGAGAATGTCAAAAATAGCTAAGCTAAGCAGCTCTGGAAACCCCAGGAGCATTGCATTAGGACTTGGGTTGGCTTTAGCTCTTTATTCAGGCTTCGCCATTTTGTGGGGCATTGACCCTGCGAAAGACTTTTCGCTGCTGGCGATTGGAGCTGTGATCACTATGGGTTTGTCGAAGATATTTGTATCAGCGATTGAAGCGAACAGAAACCCTGCTCTGATGTTTCATGCCATATCGCTTGCCTTGCTCGTTACGCTTGCTTTCTTCACACTTGAGTCAGCCATGCATTCCCTTCTCCTGGGCCAGGTTCCGGAAGTTTCAACTCCTGGATTCGGTACAATGATCTTGACGGGATTGTTACTTCTGGTCTTTGCATCCGCTGTAATCATTCAAATGGTTTCTCCTAAAATCCCGCACAATACCTCTTATTATGCCCTTGCCATTCATTTCCGCAATGGATTCTATGCCAATGCCCTCTTCGATAGGTTAATCAGCTCATTGCGCATTTTGCCGCAGGACGATTCACAGCCTTTAACTCAGCGTCCACTCAATCGATTTGAAGCTTATGGGGTCAAAATTAACGAGCAGGAAGAAGAGTTGAACGCAGTATAA
- a CDS encoding IS110 family RNA-guided transposase: protein METGEVAFEQIVKVGCGLDVHQAVIVATISKGQNDYQTREFEAYTSSLTELRDWCKSQGVTHVAMESTGVYWKPVFNILEEDFEIILVNARHVKNVPGHKTDKRDSRWISKLLLAGLLRGSFIPPRDIRELRDLVRYKKRQVEHVASEKNRLIRILEDANIKLSTVLTEVHGATGSKIINDIIDGKTNVDDLMKHIHGKVKANREDIRKALEGKLTAHHRFMLNIIRKSIEEKEGIIGELEQHIDRSTAQYAVEIDLLQTIDGVGKDSAISIISEIGVDMNQFPNEHHLSSWAGLSPGNNESAGKKKAQGQLRETAT, encoded by the coding sequence ATGGAAACGGGAGAAGTAGCTTTTGAACAAATAGTGAAGGTCGGCTGTGGCCTTGACGTACATCAGGCGGTGATCGTAGCGACGATCAGCAAAGGGCAGAATGACTACCAGACCAGGGAGTTTGAAGCCTACACAAGTTCTTTGACAGAGTTAAGAGATTGGTGTAAAAGCCAGGGAGTTACCCATGTGGCAATGGAAAGCACAGGCGTTTACTGGAAGCCAGTATTTAATATACTGGAAGAGGACTTTGAAATTATTCTGGTCAACGCCCGCCACGTGAAGAATGTACCAGGGCACAAAACAGACAAACGTGACAGCAGATGGATCAGCAAGTTGCTGTTGGCTGGCTTGTTAAGAGGAAGTTTTATTCCTCCAAGAGACATTAGAGAGTTGCGGGATCTTGTCAGGTACAAAAAGCGCCAAGTAGAACATGTAGCCAGCGAGAAGAACAGATTGATAAGGATACTGGAAGATGCCAATATCAAACTCAGCACTGTACTTACCGAAGTTCATGGTGCCACTGGTAGTAAAATCATCAATGATATCATTGATGGTAAGACCAATGTGGATGATTTAATGAAGCACATTCACGGGAAGGTAAAGGCCAACCGAGAAGACATCCGTAAAGCCCTTGAGGGAAAATTAACAGCCCATCATCGTTTTATGCTCAATATTATCAGGAAGAGCATTGAGGAAAAAGAAGGGATCATTGGAGAACTGGAGCAACATATAGACCGATCCACTGCTCAGTATGCTGTAGAAATAGACTTGCTGCAAACCATCGATGGGGTGGGAAAAGACAGCGCCATCAGCATTATCAGTGAGATTGGTGTAGACATGAATCAGTTCCCTAACGAGCATCACTTGAGTAGTTGGGCAGGGCTGAGCCCGGGGAACAACGAGAGTGCGGGTAAAAAAAAAGCACAAGGACAGTTAAGGGAAACCGCTACCTGA
- a CDS encoding Crp/Fnr family transcriptional regulator has protein sequence MQDILFDFIAKYITLTEEEKNAINSVDIFRSVKKGTVLLSRGQQSKNSFFVLKGCIRTYYIIDGEEKTTAFYTEMDALTPHCVINKAPSDYYISCVEDTILTVSNLDMEEEINAKFPKFEIMCRKMSEELLAKHQIDFDGFKTSSPEQRYLNVLQSRPDLLQRVPQHQLASYLGMTPQSLSRLRARISEKDRGK, from the coding sequence ATGCAAGACATACTATTTGACTTTATAGCAAAATACATTACCCTGACCGAAGAGGAGAAGAACGCCATCAATTCCGTAGATATTTTTCGGTCGGTAAAGAAGGGGACGGTTTTACTCAGCAGAGGGCAGCAATCGAAAAACAGCTTCTTCGTTCTGAAAGGCTGTATCCGGACTTATTACATCATAGACGGAGAAGAAAAAACTACTGCTTTCTATACGGAAATGGACGCCTTAACACCTCATTGTGTGATCAACAAAGCGCCCTCCGACTATTACATTAGTTGTGTTGAAGACACTATTCTTACAGTTTCGAATTTAGATATGGAAGAAGAGATCAATGCTAAATTTCCAAAGTTTGAAATCATGTGCAGAAAAATGTCGGAAGAGTTGTTGGCCAAACACCAAATAGACTTCGACGGGTTTAAGACTTCTTCCCCTGAGCAGCGATATTTGAATGTATTGCAGTCCCGACCAGACCTTCTTCAGCGGGTTCCTCAGCACCAGCTGGCAAGCTATCTCGGCATGACGCCACAATCATTGAGCAGGTTACGGGCAAGAATTTCGGAGAAAGACAGAGGGAAGTAG
- a CDS encoding LysR substrate-binding domain-containing protein — protein sequence MNYTIHQLQIFLKVVQTRSVTKASEELFMTQPAVSIQLRNLQDQFEIPLTEVIGRQLYVTDFGKEVAKIAERVIQELENINYKTQAFQGILTGKLSISSASTGKYVIPYFLSGFLDEHKGIDIVLDVTNKSRVIESLKNNEIDFALVSVVPERLEVEEELLIENKLYLMGNTPARNEGKPLIYREEGSATRMAMEHYFESREGKQRKRMELTSNEAVKQAVIAGIGHSIMPLIGMRHELMSKEIHILPMMDLPIITKWRLIWLKGKRLSPVSQAFLDYIRSNKQHILDHNFSWYLKY from the coding sequence ATGAACTATACCATCCATCAGCTTCAGATATTTTTAAAAGTGGTGCAAACACGAAGTGTGACAAAGGCATCGGAAGAGCTTTTTATGACTCAACCTGCCGTTTCGATTCAGCTAAGAAACCTTCAAGACCAGTTTGAAATACCGCTTACTGAGGTCATTGGACGGCAGCTCTACGTCACCGATTTTGGAAAGGAAGTCGCTAAAATTGCTGAGCGGGTGATTCAGGAATTGGAAAACATCAATTATAAAACGCAGGCTTTTCAGGGTATCCTTACAGGCAAGCTGTCCATCTCATCGGCGTCGACCGGAAAATATGTAATACCATATTTCCTAAGCGGCTTTCTGGATGAGCACAAAGGAATCGACATCGTCCTTGATGTGACTAATAAGAGTCGGGTAATCGAAAGTTTGAAAAATAATGAAATCGACTTTGCGCTCGTGTCTGTGGTGCCGGAAAGGCTGGAAGTAGAGGAAGAGCTGCTGATAGAAAATAAGCTCTACCTCATGGGCAACACGCCCGCACGCAATGAAGGCAAGCCATTGATTTACAGGGAGGAGGGATCAGCCACCCGGATGGCGATGGAGCATTACTTTGAATCACGTGAAGGCAAGCAAAGAAAAAGGATGGAGCTAACCTCCAACGAGGCGGTAAAGCAGGCGGTAATTGCAGGGATTGGGCATTCCATTATGCCACTGATTGGCATGCGCCATGAACTGATGAGCAAGGAAATCCACATTTTACCTATGATGGATCTCCCCATTATCACAAAATGGCGCCTCATTTGGCTAAAGGGGAAAAGACTTTCACCAGTTAGCCAGGCATTCCTGGACTACATCAGGTCAAACAAGCAACACATACTTGACCATAACTTCAGCTGGTATTTGAAATACTGA
- a CDS encoding START domain-containing protein — protein MQVTMLLISAFGFLSIASHAQQSWEIDKNKDGIIVYTKEEEGSAFKSFKAVVTIHAAAGEIVEILKNADDYTKWYGYTNTSALLKEEGDTQYNYVETIFPWPYSNRDMVYRMSVNASVNGVIKILLKGMPDYLPEKQGIVRMKKAEGYILLQPIGEKTEVTYVFHSEPGDNIPPWLANNSIAELPFRTLSGLRKLLKE, from the coding sequence GTGCAAGTTACAATGTTGCTGATCAGCGCATTCGGTTTCTTGTCAATAGCATCTCACGCTCAACAGTCATGGGAAATTGACAAGAACAAAGACGGTATCATTGTTTATACTAAAGAAGAAGAAGGGTCAGCTTTCAAATCTTTTAAGGCTGTTGTGACAATCCATGCAGCGGCGGGTGAAATAGTAGAAATACTAAAAAATGCAGACGACTATACTAAATGGTACGGCTATACAAACACATCGGCACTCCTAAAGGAAGAGGGTGATACACAATACAATTATGTTGAAACCATATTTCCGTGGCCATACAGTAATAGAGACATGGTTTACCGGATGTCTGTTAATGCGTCTGTCAATGGAGTAATAAAAATTTTACTGAAAGGAATGCCTGACTACCTACCCGAAAAGCAAGGAATAGTGCGCATGAAAAAGGCAGAGGGGTACATTTTATTACAGCCTATCGGCGAGAAAACAGAAGTGACCTATGTATTTCACTCCGAACCCGGAGATAATATTCCGCCATGGCTGGCAAACAATTCAATAGCTGAACTGCCTTTTCGAACACTGTCTGGATTAAGGAAACTCCTCAAAGAATAA
- a CDS encoding Crp/Fnr family transcriptional regulator, whose product MENLIKFFNNTVPLSETVISMMAGMFVCDELKKGAYFIKTGEYASEVAFLETGIVRAFYVNNEGKEYNKTFFSAPSIIGSYASLISKQKNNVAQQALTDCKIWKASFHEIEKVSEGNFEIERLRRMIAENYFLSNEKKELEMAMLDADKRYLIMQEEYPGIELRIPQYHIASYLGISPTQLSRIRKNRSL is encoded by the coding sequence ATGGAGAACCTTATTAAATTCTTTAATAATACTGTCCCACTTTCTGAAACAGTCATAAGCATGATGGCGGGGATGTTTGTTTGCGATGAACTGAAGAAGGGGGCGTATTTTATAAAAACAGGAGAATATGCAAGTGAAGTTGCCTTTTTGGAAACCGGCATTGTCAGGGCTTTTTATGTCAACAATGAGGGGAAAGAATATAACAAAACCTTCTTTTCAGCGCCTTCAATCATCGGCTCCTATGCGTCACTCATCAGCAAGCAAAAGAACAATGTTGCCCAGCAGGCGCTTACCGATTGCAAAATTTGGAAAGCTTCGTTTCATGAAATAGAAAAGGTATCCGAAGGGAATTTCGAGATAGAAAGATTGAGACGAATGATAGCAGAAAATTACTTTTTGAGCAACGAGAAAAAAGAACTCGAGATGGCTATGCTGGACGCCGACAAGCGATATTTGATCATGCAGGAGGAGTATCCGGGAATTGAATTACGAATTCCACAATACCATATTGCCTCTTACCTTGGCATTAGTCCTACCCAATTGAGTAGAATCAGAAAAAACCGATCCCTCTGA